AGTAAATAAGTTCAACAATAGACTACAAACTTTCTTTTTACACCCTTTTTTTATGAAATCTTGCTAAGAGATGGAAAGGGTAGAAAGAAAAATACCGTGGACCCACGAGGAGTGGAAACAGATCCCTTAGACTGTGAGTCACAAGAGAGGGATCTGCTCATAGTCCTATAAGATGACCCGGATGATTTGTGCATTCTATGCCTCGATCTGTGGGACTTTTGAGTGTCATCTGATGCTGAGAAACCAGAAACAGCACAACCACGATTAAAAAGTGTTGTGGGTCCAATACAAGGATAAAGACATAAGACAACAGGGCTTttgaaaaatagtaaaagtaaaagttgaAGGCACAATGGATCCTATGCAACAACCTCAATcacttttctcaaaaattccAAACCCACAATTAAAGaggcaaaagaaaacaaatacgTAGAAAAGGTCCACCCAAAGGCCATAGCCATGTACCTCCAAGTAAGAAATGGCAGTCACCACTGGATGGCACTGCCAGCAAAATATACCTTCACCATGGTATCAATCTATACTAAGATTTTTCTATTCAAAAGAAGTCAACCTTCAAATTCCGAATCGATACATGTAGAAGAAAACCACAGTTTCACAAGAACTATGTTTTCCTAATCACTGTAACTTTCCAAAGAATTCTCAAGTCAAGTAGCCAAAATTTAATGACAGCAGAACAAAACCTGTACAATAGAATTCATTAACCAAACTCACCCATATCTGAACCATTCCATGGCACATGTTCAAATTCAAGGTCATCATCTTCCTCATTACCAGTTGGAGCTTCAATTACACTGAGGGCATTCCTCTGAAGCTTTACTTCTATGCCGTTTGTGAGAACCTGCAAATGGTACAATCAAGCACCATTGTCAGGACCAATACAAACGTGCCTAATGTCATACTCTACTACAGGAAGTGAACCCAAAATCAGAAGACTTGCAGGACATAGACAGAAAATATGAAGCGTTACAACCAGTCAACTCCTATTCAAATCAATATAAACAATTAATTTCTACTCTGGCAATCAGACAAAGCATACCCAATTTCACagcatttttcatttaaaatttaaatcaagTGATAACATGGATTAAGAAACACTTCAAGAAGCTAAAGTTAGAGCTTATATAAATCAGAGAATAAAGGAATTGATCAAAGAGGGACCAGAGAGCTTAACCATTTTGGAAATGATAGCATGTGAATTGCGAGACAAAcccaataacaataaaaaatactttCTCATTTTCAACCTGAAACAATAAAATTAACTATTGAAAATTCAAAGCGAACGGCAATTCAATATgattcagaattttttttttttttttttaattccaatcaGATTAAGCTAAAATTCCCAGACCAAAAGAACATACAGCTTTAGTGAGCCACAAAATAATTGCACTTATAAAATCACTTAATCCactaaaatagaaataaaaaggaaataacCGGAATACATttcataacaaaattaataaaataattaagaaacaGAATCTTTAGATcattaaaatttagtaattACTGAGAATTCAGCCCAAGGATTAACATGCAATTACTTCAAGCAATTCAGTCATGCAAGCAAAAGTATACCAGtatccaaaaaaggaaaaacaaatccTAACATTCAGAGAAAGAACCTCCCTCATAAGCAAAACATGCAATACACACAGctaatcataaataaaaaataaaaattcaatgcTTTGACCAAAACCCCAAAAGCACTCATATAAAATTGGAAACtaaaatctaagaaaaaaaccaaattaattaCAAACCAATCCCAATAAGGCAATTTATAATCCACATTATTAAAAACCTACAAAATCACCAGATCCATTGATAAAACCAGGCATGCAATCAAAACCCATATCCAAAAggtcaaatttgaaactaattatCCCCATAGATCATctaaattcaccaaaaaaattgCAGTTGAAtaacccaaattttgaaaaattgtatcCAAAACAACAAGCTGGAACAATAAATTAATGCACCAATACCTCAACAATGGattcaaattcaatttcaaactgATATAGATTAAAAGTAGgacaaaaaaatgttgtaaaaaaccaaaaattggcCCACATTGCTTAAAACACTGACAATCAAACCCACtaaaacacaaaattcaaagtcAAAAATTGCAACAAAACCACATTACAACCCAAATTATTCAAAGACAACAAGaaaaacatcaaaacccatttCACCCATTTCCTAAAAGACCTCAAATTGGATGAAGATAATTACCAGCCAATGCCACCCGCCAAGTCCAACGGCCTTCTTGACCACACCTTGAAGACCCACAAGCACCGATTTTGTACGGTTATTACCGGTAACAACCACCTTGGTGTGGCGTGGCAGCACAGAGAGCTCCTCTTCACTACTGTCCCCACAGCTCTGTAACTGTGAGAAACCGCCATTAACGGAACTCTCAACCGCCTCAAGCATTTCCGTTCCAACTCAGTGAGTTGAGTTCCACCGAATTataaccaacaacaacaacaacaaaaataaaaagaaacaaaaaacaacctcGGTGGAAACTGAGGAATCAGAACCTGAAATTACATTTATTCGAAAGATCATGCATTGCTCATTTCGTACGTGTGGGTTTTGGAGgcagaagagagagaaattgaagtGAAATTCGTGGTTTTCTCGGAGagaaaaaacacagtttttttttttttttttttgggttagagagagaaagtgtgagtgtgtgtgtgtgtagtaaaatgtgtttttgtgttgagAGTGACTGGTAGTGTTTATTGGTGTGTTGCTATGAATCCCGGAGTGGGTGAACGGACCAATGTGAGAGTGACACGTAACATAGTAGGAGTTTTGGTGTGTGAGGAGCTTAGGTTGCGGCATGATCCCAAATACCACTAGCGGGTTTGAGGTTGTTTTACCAGTGTTGACCGTTTGACTGGTGGCAAAGGAGAAAGTAGGGGATGTTAAATTACGAATTTACCCCACTCTTATGCTTCTTTTCAATTGCTACTTGCATTGCAACACGTTGTTTCaaagataatttatttttttaattttcaaagtattttttttttatagtgtaATGCTTGGTTCACTAGAGCCGACATAATTTGGACACATTGTTGTATGGTGTCCGATTGGTGTTATGGAGTTTGGAGGTAAgacaagtctttttttttatatgagttttcaatttccatttttcaaAGTTTCAACTCAATAAATTGGTTCacaaaaaaatattccttcaaaagtaaaataaaaatctagaaTGCTTTTGAtacgtttatttttttatttttgacgATTTGATATTTAAAATGGGAGAgtaagaatttaaattttgaaagtcGGATGTGTTGAGTAAATTATAAAACTCTCAACGTTATATAATATGTTTACAATTCttgaaatttgagatttgaCAATTACAATGCATTTAGATACTTTTTATTAATTAGTTGTCACTTGCCAAATGTACTATTTTAGTgaatacattttctttttaatgaattggttctcaacttcaaattttcaaaatatttgtaTTCAAACAAATATCAGAACCAAAATGAGTGGCTTTATATCTCATACTTGTTCTACACTTCTTCTTTCCAACTTGAGAccaatcattttaatttttctaaaaatatatttatacccaaactagttaaaatttgaaacccatTGAATTTCCCTTTTGACTAAATTTAGAAAAGAGTCACAAAACTAGTTTAgtgacaagaaaaaaaaaaaaaaaaaaaaaaagtgctacatGATCATACAATAAATTCAAGTGGTTTTGTGTAAACAAGTATATCTTCCCTCTCTTTTAAAAcctttatccaattttatatcAAGTAGAATTAATTAGGGCAAAACAGaaagtagaataaaaaaatgaaaagaaatgggTGGTTGGTAATTTTAGTTGGGGaagggaaccaaaaaaaaaaaaaacaaatgaggGAAATGAGAAAGTAACGTAGATGGGAACGTAACGGACACCCGAAATTCATCAGCGGGGCCCACGTGTGGGGGGAAGGCTCTACCTGCCGTCGGTGTTGTCTTATCCAGCATGGGATACCCACTCACTCAACCAAACAACACACGAACCCCaaatccccaaaattttaaataaaaaatacacactttttgtttttggaggggttttttctttttctcctattTCACACCTGATTTTCCCGCCACAACTAATCAATAATGGCCGTGGATCTAGGTTGACATACATCACGGCCGTTGGATCGTTTTGGCATCAGTCTAGCCGTTTGATTTTAGAAAAAGCACTAAGTGAACTCGAGGTGACAGTTGTGATTGATAAATAGAAAAGTAAAgtaattttaggaaatttttagatattttaagaGTACAATGATATGGTACTctttctttttacatttatagTATAGAAAAAACACTACGTCACCATATTTCGAGAGTGTTTGATTTTTCATCAAAGCAGGACTTATGACATAAAAGTGtgtaaatagattttttttttcccattaataGTGGCCCACATGAGGTCAAATACAAACTTGTCAATTAATTGTTGGGCCAAATTACATACTTTTACCCTAAACTATTATTTTGATTACATTTAAACCATTTGAGCTTGAACTATCAAAACGCATAACcctaattctaaaaatattttacactttactctttactatttattttgctGTTAACTATAATGGAATTTGGTATTAATAAACCAACTTACCAGTCAACTTGCTATTTTAGAGAGAacaataaattgatattttagtgTTAAATTGCATTTGATTTGAtaccaaaacaaacaataatGTGTATATTGAAACATAGTTATAACTTTAGGGAATAGTATGATTCAATTTTAAGGGATTAAAGTATAATCACTAATAAATTACTGTTAAAAAGTATAATTTGTGGAAATAGTCTTGTCCGTGAGAACGCTATTACAAAAATCCTTTGGAAGCAACAGCAGTCGTATGAAAAGCAGACATGTTCACATAACATGTGTAATGATCATAAAGTTGAAAGAGGTAGTGGACCTTTTGGACTCCTCGGCCAAAAGCAAAAGGGTAGggacaaaaaagtaaattaaaattttttttaactaaaggTGGTGGAATGTATCTACTAGGTAGCACATGTATAATGATGGTGATCCATCACTTCATCACAGCCGTTCATTCATAATATCTTTCTTCCTATGCAGTGCTGTCAGTGATCTATACCGTGGACCACACCACACTCTATGGATCAGCGATGTACTTGTTACATAGGCCATAATAATAGGATAATACTTTTAATAATGCATGTAACATATAATAAtcttaccatatatatatatatatatatattttttttaatagagattTTTAACTTATTGTGTCTATTCttaatgatagttctttatcatcagactaagataacaatcaatttttgatataaataaaaattaaactttaaatctctaatttaattataaattttttttatcaattaagaTAACTAGAATATGCTTTTGCCCGCGTAAAAGTTTGACTTAATGCTATTTCCTAGCTTGGTTTGTGGCTAATAATTATAGGACACAGTCATATTTGTCTTTTTGGGGGTTCTAGTGAAAGAGGACCTCAATTTCTTTACAGATACGGTACTGACTGTTGTGTCTGTCCAAGGAAATTTCCAACATCATTCAAGATAGAACTTGGGAAATGGgaacaatacaattttttggGACATGTCAGCTACTCTCTTCTATGtctttttcttagtttttttttttggatggaaaGTTAGGCGCGCTCGTCTTTTGTGTGCTAGATATGAATGTGATACAATTCAAGCATATAATacatatgtatgtgtgtgagaTATTACATATAAGAGTGTAAAGtgcttagcaaaaaaaaaaaaaaaaaaaagtataaagactaaagagagtatcctctttctcaaaaaaaaaaaaaaaagtgtgtcctctcaaccccaaaaaataaagtgtATCAATAAGCAAGGAGACAAATATTTTGCAATCAATCATGTAATCTAATGTATTTTGTgcttaataaaaattgttgttaaagATATCAATTCTCAATTCTAAATCAAGGCCCAAATTTACAATAATGCTAGAACCAAAATTAAAGCTACAACTTATTATTGTCACTGTTCATCGTATTTAGTCATACTCGTGCAAGTAAAATAATTGTTATCTTTTTTCTAACAATTGAAGTGACacaatgtttttttctttttttataaataatttcataattacAACACTAAAAATATGaggaatttgaataattaatgtttacatTTGAAAAACATTAAGAAGtattaattgagttacaaaactcttagcAACATATTGTAATCAGTGcataataaaagtttttttttttttttagagagtttcaacatttggcgtccgctcctgatgagagctctttatcatcagactaagacac
This DNA window, taken from Quercus robur chromosome 2, dhQueRobu3.1, whole genome shotgun sequence, encodes the following:
- the LOC126712183 gene encoding uncharacterized protein LOC126712183 isoform X1; translated protein: MLEAVESSVNGGFSQLQSCGDSSEEELSVLPRHTKVVVTGNNRTKSVLVGLQGVVKKAVGLGGWHWLVLTNGIEVKLQRNALSVIEAPTGNEEDDDLEFEHVPWNGSDMASDDTQKSHRSRHRMHKSSGSSYRTMSRSLSCDSQSKGSVSTPRGSTKVDLSKLEIAALWRYWRHFNLVDAFPNPSKEQLVDVVQRHFMSQQMDELQVIVGFVQAAKRLKTVCK
- the LOC126712183 gene encoding uncharacterized protein LOC126712183 isoform X2 — protein: MLEAVESSVNGGFSQLQSCGDSSEEELSVLPRHTKVVVTGNNRTKSVLVGLQGVVKKAVGLGGWHWLVLTNGIEVKLQRNALSVIEAPTGNEEDDDLEFEHVPWNGSDMASDDTQKSHRSRHRMHKSSGSSYRTMSRSLSCDSQSKGSVSTPRGSTVDLSKLEIAALWRYWRHFNLVDAFPNPSKEQLVDVVQRHFMSQQMDELQVIVGFVQAAKRLKTVCK